One Vitis riparia cultivar Riparia Gloire de Montpellier isolate 1030 chromosome 4, EGFV_Vit.rip_1.0, whole genome shotgun sequence genomic window carries:
- the LOC117913461 gene encoding uncharacterized protein LOC117913461, whose product MDQGATYRSARFSSYERLGAIGLALLAVVSPLYIDRRPVLDPELDVQPISLVSWLPLLLMVLIFAITLSQYLDRRFSRFDPYWIHRVGGSSVGIIVILMVLALVLKCKASINNQEA is encoded by the coding sequence ATGGATCAAGGAGCTACATACAGGAGTGCTAGGTTTTCTTCATATGAGAGGCTGGGGGCTATAGGCTTGGCTCTGCTTGCTGTGGTTTCTCCTCTCTACATTGATCGCAGACCTGTGCTTGATCCTGAACTTGATGTGCAGCCTATCAGCCTTGTTTCCTGGCTGCCACTACTGCTCATGGTCTTGATATTTGCCATCACTTTGTCTCAGTATTTGGACCGGCGCTTCTCCAGGTTTGATCCTTACTGGATTCACAGGGTTGGAGGCTCTTCTGTTGGGATTATtgttattctcatggttcttgcATTGGTTTTGAAGTGTAAAGCTTCTATAAATAACCAGGAGGCTTGA
- the LOC117913460 gene encoding ylmG homolog protein 2, chloroplastic — protein sequence MRTVYVALTWKESVRPKIYSQSTRYLLFFSSPQDTPTKVRTQMASPSTESSTERARCAAPNWAANCPLLSSAFLQTSFPPFLRPTKLTLPETSGVPDFIRQFHSSVASATQRCVALLQMFASQNPFLNRLSSLSAHFGQIHCRKQRNLNPLSNQNFAAILPGDSVAGIVVANGILNFLNIYNTLLIVRLVLTWFPNSPPAIVSPLSTLCDPYLNIFRGIIPPLGGTLDLSPILAFLVLNAFTSTAAALPAELPMAGVPQQIPSSHTRLFDLTTTQKKWMRRLCGNRSKSSGSVN from the exons ATGCGGACTGTTTACGTGGCACTTACGTGGAAGGAAAGCGTACGGCCCAAAATCTATTCCCAATCCACACGTtatcttctcttcttctcctctcCGCAAGACACACCCACCAAAGTCCGAACCCAGATGGCTTCTCCGTCGACCGAATCCTCCACCGAGCGGGCGAGGTGCGCGGCCCCCAACTGGGCCGCTAACTGCCCACTTCTCTCTTCGGCATTTCTTCAAACATCTTTTCCTCCATTTCTCAGACCGACCAAGCTCACACTCCCAGAAACAAGTGGTGTTCCAGATTTCATTCGCCAGTTCCACAGCTCCGTCGCTTCCGCCACTCAGAGATGCGTCGCGTTGCTTCAAATGTTCGCTTCTCAGAACCCATTTCTCAACAGACTCTCCTCCTTATCTGCCCACTTCGGCCAG ATTCATTGCAGAAAGCAGAGGAATTTGAACCCTTTGTCCAATCAAAACTTTGCTGCCATCTTACCGGGTGATTCAGTGGCAGGGATTGTGGTGGCTAATGGCATCCTCAATTTCTTGAACATCTATAACACCTTGTTGATCGTCAGGCTTGTTTTGACCTGGTTCCCAAACTCTCCTCCTGCCATCGTTAGTCCCCTCAG CACTTTATGCGACCCCTACTTGAACATATTCCGAGGGATTATCCCACCACTTGGAGGGACTTTGGACCTCTCTCCCATACTGGCATTCCTTGTTCTAAATGCCTTCACTAGCACTGCTGCCGCGCTTCCTGCTGAACTTCCAATGGCTGGAGTACCTCAACAAATCCCTTCATCTCATACAAGGTTGTTTGATCTTACAACAACACAGAAGAAATGGATGAGAAGGCTCTGTGGGAATAGATCAAAGAGCTCCGGCAGTGTCAATTAG
- the LOC117912640 gene encoding uncharacterized protein LOC117912640: protein MANQGFHGGEKKRGFGDGGRSWNDENGGDFYFDHHDLSAKRARVFGLGDGVEEEEGVENLGGGGVGIGAMVVDEDLEGNKEWGLDLNIFPTGTSAIDTFFRHETRFGKGIAEEREELPGSNWVEIEEGVGFRYSREEKGKGKAVDHPMLNANRQKEKEIWFGNGVSIGRTENEGGKNDMGGVVAEDFVMMPPEPMGLDSEAHKGMVSGISELKDFNQSRENTEPTDTLMSLRQRALFVAIANAAKRRENAVRYRQIARRSVPQLAHFDPEEAERYAVYISKKAQKPSVNKKAEDFEGPFYEAMEMINKRKLVAEKNSTPLIGWVPSTQGHTITKRLVPSLVDISVDALAKNSDAIVSLELIPDVLRHKISRAICRGRRMNAHFMELLLRGSPTEIRLDDCSWMTEEQFTNLFRRCKTKNLTVIQLDLCGRCMTLSTLLGTIARSSNCLPALATMSLRGACRLLNEGIGVLVTSARRLQSLNLGQCSLLTHFSINVVAEVLGHTLKELFIDDCQNINAMLVLPALKRLEYLEVLSVAGIQTVCDDFISEIVTALGSNMKELVLANCFKITDDSLEAIGRTCSSLSAIDLSNLDLLTDSALHYLANGCRSIQTLRLCRNNFSDEAIAAFLETSGQSLKHLSLNHSSKVGDSTAVSLTKCWRTLLTLDLSWCRNLKDEAFGLIVDSCSSLRLLKLFGCTQITHRFVHGHSNARVQIIGLSGPNKVLGHLDLIEPQQSPLRYSPVTNRP from the exons ATGGCCAATCAAGGGTTTCATGGAGGGGAGAAGAAGAGGGGGTTTGGGGATGGTGGTCGGAGTTGGAATGACGAGAATGgtggtgatttttattttgatcatCATGATTTGAGTGCGAAAAGGGCTAGGGTTTTTGGTTTGGGAGATGGAGTCGAAGAAGAGGAGGGAGTTGAGAATTTGGGAGGGGGTGGAGTGGGAATTGGGGCGATGGTTGTGGACGAGGACTTAGAGGGAAACAAGGAGTGGGGACttgatcttaatatttttcctaCTGGGACGAGTGCGATTGACACATTTTTTCGACATGAGACTCGGTTTGGAAAGGGGATTGCCGAGGAAAGAGAAGAATTGCCGGGATCGAATTGGGTTGAGATTGAGGAAGGTGTGGGTTTTAGATACTCAagggaagagaagggaaaaggaaaagctGTTGATCATCCAATGTTAAATGCCAATAGgcagaaggaaaaagaaatatggTTTGGTAATGGGGTGAGTATTGGAAGAACTGAAAATGAGGGAGGAAAGAATGATATGGGCGGAGTAGTTGCTGAGGATTTCGTAATGATGCCACCTGAGCCAATGGGACTCGATTCTGAAGCCCACAAGGGCATGGTTTCCGGTATTAGTGAGCTGAAGGACTTTAACCAAAGTCGAGAAAATACGGAGCCAACAGATACTTTGATGTCATTGAGGCAAAGGGCATTGTTTGTGGCCATTGCAAATGCAGCAAAAAGAAGGGAGAATGCAGTGAGGTACCGTCAAATAGCTAGAAGATCTGTTCCACAGCTAGCACATTTTGATCCTGAGGAAGCGGAGCGCTATGCTGTGTATATTAGCAAGAAAGCGCAAAAGCCATCTGTTAACAAGAAGGCTGAAGATTTTGAGGGTCCCTTCTATGAGGCAATGGAGATGATCAACAAACGAAAATTGGTTGCTGAAAAGAACTCCACGCCGCTGATTGGATGGGTGCCCTCAACTCAGGGCCATACTATCACAAAGCGCTTAGTTCCTTCTCTTGTGGATATATCTGTGGATGCCCTTGCCAAAAATTCTGATGCAATAGTTTCACTTGAACTTATCCCAGATGTGCTGAGGCACAAAATTAGTCGAGCCATTTGTAGAGGTCGGAGAATGAATGCTCATTTCATGGAACTTCTTCTGAGGGGGTCTCCGACTGAGATACGTCTAGATGACTGTTCATGGATGACTGAAGAACAGTTCACCAATCTCTTTAGACGCTGCAAGACTAAGAACTTGACT GTGATACAACTTGATCTATGTGGGCGATGCATGACTCTCAGCACATTGCTAGGCACCATAGCTCGGTCTTCAAATTGTCTGCCTGCTTTAGCTACAATGTCTCTGAGGGGTGCATGTCGGTTATTGAATGAAGGGATAGGTGTACTTGTTACATCAGCGCGTAGACTGCAGTCTCTAAATTTGGGCCAGTGCTCTCTTCTCACCCATTTTTCCATCAATGTTGTGGCTGAAGTGTTGGGACATACATTGAAGGAGCTATTTATAGATGATTGCCAAAACATCAATGCAATGCTTGTCTTGCCTGCTTTGAAACGGTTGGAATATTTAGAAGTATTGTCAGTTGCAGGCATTCAGACAGTCTGTGATGATTTTATTTCTGAAATAGTCACTGCTCTTGGTTCAAATATGAAGGAACTTGTATTGGCCAATTGCTT CAAAATAACTGATGATTCATTGGAAGCAATAGGACGCACTTGTTCCAGTCTCTCTGCCATTGACCTTTCCAACTTGGATCTATTGACAGACTCAGCACTACATTATCTCGCCAATGGTTGTCGGTCAATCCAAACACTTAGACTTTGCCGGAACAACTTCAg TGATGAAGCTATAGCCGCATTCTTGGAAACTTCTGGACAGTCTCTGAAACATCTCTCTCTGAATCATTCCAGTAAG GTTGGGGACAGCACTGCTGTGtctcttaccaagtgttggagAACTCTATTGACTTTGGATTTATCTTGGTGTCGAAATTTAAAAGATGAGGCATTTGGGCTGATTGTGGACAGCTGCTCGTCACTGAGGTTGCTTAAGCTCTTTGGATGTACACAG ATTACCCATAGATTTGTCCATGGCCACTCAAACGCTCGTGTTCAGATCATTGGATTAAGTGGGCCTAATAAGGTCTTGGGACACCTTGACCTTATTGAACCTCAACAATCTCCATTGCGCTATTCCCCAGTGACAAATAGACCCTGA